The nucleotide sequence AGCGCAGAAGTAAGCGGCACATGCAGTGAGAAGGGCTGCCCATTCTTGCGCAAGTGCCTAGTCCAGCACTAAAGTTCTGCCTTCATGCCTCTGTTCCCGAATTCCTTTGATCCAGGCATCCTCGTCTGTGGCACGGCGCTTTTGGCGCTGTGTGTGCTGTGTTGGCTGCTCGGAGTGGCACTCTTGCCCACGAGCGCGGCGGGGGAAGATTGGCTGGAGCGGCTCGCGCTGCGTATGGCGGCTGGAACGCTGTTTTTATCCGGTCTAGCGGCGCTTTTCGTCCTGCGCCGAGTTTCGTATGTCACGCTGATTCCGGTCATTCAGATCGCGATGGCGCTTTGGGCCTGGAGAAAAAGTGCCGCGAGCAGCCTGCGGACTGCTTTTTCATCCAAAGAACGCCATATTGCTCATCGGCGTGATCGTGGCCACTGCGGCCTTTGAGTGGTGGAACACGGGCTGGGTGGGCTGGGATGGGCGAGTGAGCATCTTGCACACGGATTATGGTCACTTTAGCAATCTCAGCCGTGGCCTGCTGGAGTCCCGTGTGGCGGATGGATGGAGCTCCACCCTCGGTGAGTATGCGGTAGGCTCCGCCGCGAGTCGGGACATCTGGTATCACTGGGGACCGATGTGGATCGCCGCAGCGCTCATCTCCCTCACTGGCATGATGCCGCTGGCGGCGCTGATGCACGTCACGGGTGCCTTGATGGACATCATCCTGGTGCTGACTGCGGGAGCGGTGCTGCGGCGCATCACCAGCATGTCACATGGGCGCAGCCTACTCATCGGCGCAGCTTCGCTGGTGAGCGTGCAGCCCTACGCCAGCTCGGGCAGCATTGGTTCGCGCCTCTCTGCCGCCACGGAGTCTCTGCATCTAGCGCGATTGAGTCTGGCTTACATGTTTAGCTATAAGCTGGAGGCTGCCGCAGCACTGGCAGCGCTGCTGTTTTGGCAAAAAGGCCAGGGCACCATGGCCACGGCACTGCTGGCATGTGCCGCGATCGCCTCGCCGCATGTCGTCGCTACGGGCGGGGTGATGGCAGGCGTGCTGGGCTGCTGCGCCGTGATCCGGCGTGATCGCGCCATGCTACGCCTCGCGGTGTGTGTGATCACTGTGCTCGTCGCAGCATGGGCCACGCTGCATTTCGTCTGCGGCGTCGGCTTGCCAAAGGCTGAGGGCAGCAAACTCATCGAATGGAGCCTCCAGCATCTCTGGACCACGCTGCACCTGGGTGTGCGTGACTGCGCGGTGGCGCTGATCCTCGGCGCACTCTCGCTACCCGGCATCATCACCCTCACGCGTGATCAGGAGGCCAAAACACGCCACATCGGCTGGATGGCGCTGAGTGCGCTGGTGGGCTCGTTTTTCGGATACCGACTGCTCGCTGGCGTGGCGGACAATATGCACTTCATCATCATGGCGCATGCCTTGCTGGTGATGCCTGCGGGCGTCTGGGGACTCGCGCTGCTCATCCAGCGTGCTCAGACGCCCTCTTGGCTGCGCCGAGTCGCGGCACTACTCATCGTGATCGGCACCATCATGGGCGTGGCAGATCCGAAGCAGCAACGCAGCGTGTATGAACGCCCCTGGAGCATCGAAGAACTCGATACCGTCAAAAGCTCTCGCAGGCCGTGCCGTCGGTTATTTCGCCAAATCGGATGGAGGCTGGTGGCTGCCCATCCACGGCTCTCTGGCGGCCACGCTGGAGGCACGCTGCATCCGTATCGCTCCCATGAAGTCAGAGCTCCGCGGCGGCACTGGCGTGGCACGCTACTACGGCGTGAGTCGTCCCTTGGAGCTCGTCCCGCCGCGGCCAGATGAAAATATGGACGCATGGTCGTTACGCTTTGCCCGCCATGTCGGCATCGATTACCTCATGGAATGCGGGAAAGACACGCTCCCTCCCTCGATCAAAGCGCAATCCCGCGAAATCGCCCGCATCCCCGGCCTGGTCCTCTACAAACTGCCCGCGGTGAAGCCATAAAGCACCCCTCGACATCAGTCGTCCGCATCCCACTCATCCCTCGTGCCCGAAGAAGCCCCCTCCACTGACCATCAGCCCATCCACGATGCCCGCGAAGCTCTGAAGAAATACTTTGGCCATCGTGAATTCCTAGATGGTCAGGAAACCGTGATGGCCCAGGTATTAAGCGGACGCGACACCATGGTCATCATGCCCACAGGCGGCGGTAAGTCGCTCTGCTACCAGCTCCCCGCCATGGTCATGGACGGCGTCACCATCGTCGTCAGTCCGCTCATCGCACTGATGAAAGACCAGGTCGATGCCCTGGAGCGACGCGGCATCCCCGCCACCGTCATCAACAGCACCCTCACCCTCGCCGAGCAGCAAGAGCGCATCGAAGCACTCAAGCGTGAGGAGTATAAACTCGTGACGTGGCCCCAGAGCGCTTCCGCAGCCGCATGTTCACCAATGCGCTACGCGGCGTGCAAATCGCACTCTTTGCCGTCGATGAGGCGCACTGCCTCGCAGTGGGGCCATGACTTCCGCCCCGACTACATGCGCCTCGGCGAAGCGCTCGACAGGCCTGAAAGACCCCAAGTCATCGCTCTCACAGCTACCGCCACGCCTGAAGTCCGTGCCGACATCGCGAAAGTGCTGCAACTGCGTGATCCCTTTGTCGCCATCCGTGGATTCGAGCGGCCGAACCTCAGCCTGAACATCCTCCAGACCAAATCGAACGCCGATAAATACGAGCGCCTCATCAAGCTCATCCAGCAGCACAAAACCGGCATCATTTACTGTCGCCTTCGGCATGGGCATCGACCGCAGCGACGCCGATTTGTCGCCCACTTCGATGTCCCTGGCAGTGTGGAGGCCTACTATCAGGAAGCAGGCCGTGCTGGACGTGATGGCGAGCCCTCCCAGTGCGATCTGTACTTCAATTTCGCGGATACTCGCACGCAGGAGTTCTTCATCGAAGGAGCGAATCCATCTCCCGAAATCATCCGCCTCACCTACCAGGCGCTTTTGAACCGCAGCGATGCCGCGCACGAGGTGCATGCCAGCATCGACGACATCACCCAGTTCGCCGGTGCGAAAAACAGCATGTCCATCAGCTCCGCGCTGAGTCTGCTCAGCCGCATGGATGTCATCGAGCGATTCGACATCCCAGGGAAGCGCATTCGCGGCACGCGGCTCCTCCAGCCCGATCTCAAAGCCAGCAAACTGCCGCTCGACCTCAAAGCCCTCGCCGAAAAAGACCGCCGCGACCGTGCCAAGCTCAAAGCCATGATCGAGCTCTGCTATGACGACAAAGCCTGTCGCCAGGAGCAAATCCTGCGCTACTTCGGCGAGACAGAAAGCACCCCCTGTGGCTCCTGCGATGTCTGCCGTGCTGAAGGCGTGCAGCCACCGCGCACCGGCACCGAGCAAGAGGTCACCATGCTCCGCCAGGCACTCAGCGGCATCGCCCGCATGTCCATTCGCCGCGCAGATGGCACCTGGGAGGGCCGCTTTGGCAAAGGCCGCATCATCAATATGCTCGTCGGCAGCAAATCGAAAGACATCGTCGATGCAGGGCTCGATCAGCTCACCACTTACGGCTTACTCAAAAAACATCCGGCACCCAGGCACTGCATCCTCTCTTCGTGGAAATGGAGAAGAATGGCCTCCTCCTCACCGAAGGGGACGAATACCCGAAAGTCACGCTCACCAAGGCTGGAGCCGCCGCCATGAAAAATGCGGATGACATCAAGCTCCGCTGGCCATCCATGATGCAGGCCACCAAACCATCGAAAACCAGCAAGACGGCCAAAAGTGAAGAATTCGCCGCCCGCGAGCTGGGCTTCGATGAGGCTCTGTTTGATAAGCTAAAGCGCCATCGCAACGCCTTGGCTCAATCCGAAGGCGTCCCCGCGTATGTCATTTTCAGCAATCAAACGCTGGAGTTCGCGACCCGCCTCAAACCCAAAACCATCGCCTCAGGCCGCGAAATCCGCGGAGTCGGCGACAAAAAGGCCACGACTTACCTGCCTGAGTTTATTCAACTCATCACCAAGCACGACGCGGGCTAAAGGGCATCGAGAAGGTAGCGTGAGGGCTGGAAGTGCTCGATGAGGACGGTGGTGACTCCATCGCGGTGCATTCGGGCCTGTTTGATGTCAAAATTGGGCGTTTATGCGGAGCGAAGAGAGGATGTCATCGTGCGTGGCGTTCTGGTGGCGCTTGAACTGCGCAGGCGTGATGTGGCCGCCGAGGTGGTCGTCACGCCCCGTGGCCTGATGGCATGTGCCGAGCACTTTTTCGTCCTGAATGTCCGCGCCGGAGACGGGGGAGGACTTGGGTGCCGAATCCGAGCCCTCCGAGCACGCCGGTCGAGGATCATCGAGGAGTTTCCGCATTGTGCTCGTCGATGGTGGACTGAACCCTTCGATGAGCTCTGCCCGGATGATGCGACCGCCGGTGACCGTGAGCTTGCCGGAGTGTGCCGTCTTCGTATTTCAGCGGGAAGGTGCCCTCTGCGCCGGTGGGGACGAAATAGACCTCTCCGGCCGGTAGATTGGCGATGTCGGGCATGTCGCCTTGGCAGAGGCCGTGGCTCTTCTGCGCCTCTTGGCGGCTCAGATCGAGGTGGATGGACATGTCTGGGCCGTTTTCGACGGTAAAGTCGATCCTCGACCCAATCAGCACGCGTCATGGCGAGGCGTAGTTTTCCGCGTCGCGGCTGACGTCTTCGTAATCGACGGCCAGGCCGGAATGAAGGATGACATCATTGACGCCATGGAGTGTGGCTCCACGGAATCCATACTGCTTGGCAAAGGCAGTGAGCGGTGCCGTGGCGGAAAAGGTGGAGATGCAGAGGATGATGTCGTGATGGGGATAGACGTCATGCTCCCAGACTGAGCTCTGTCCCGCTCATATCGACGCAGCGGTCTGGGAGGTCGAGATTGCTGCCGGTCGTTTGCATATAGGCATAGATCTCACCACCGGTCAGTCCCTATGGCGACGCCGTTCTTGAGACCGAGGTGAAAAAGTGCTGGTAAGCACGCTGCTGCACGGCGCGGGCGGGATTTCGGAGAAAGGACATGTTTTTGGCCTCATCGGGATCAGGCAGGTCGATGAGGATGCAGATATTCCGACCCTCTGTGGGCTTAAAAAAACGGTGCTCAACAATCGAGATAGGTCGAACTGGAGAAAGGTGCGCTCAATGGCGGCGGATTGGACGGTTTTCCTGCGTTTTGGGGGCTGGTTGGGTGGCGAGATACGCTGTGAGCGGCGGCGTTGCAAATGACGCCTTGGCGATGTCTGTGGCGGATACTGCGACAGGTTGCTTTAGCCGGCGGCGAACTGCTCCCACAGTAGTTTTCCACCATGGTGAAGACGACGGCGATGAAGATGATGCGGATGAAACCGGCACCATGCCGGATGGCCATGCCAGCACCGAGTCGGCCACCGATGAGCTGCCCGGCGATCATAGCGGCGGCGATTTTCGTAGTTCACACGGGCAGAGAGCACAAAGACGATCAGGAGGCGGCATTGCTGGCGAGATTGACCACTTTGGTGAAGGCGGTGGCGCGTGTCAGCTCTAGCCCGAGCAGGGAGATGCATGCCAAGGCCGGGAAGGCGCCTGTGCGGGACCAAAGAAACCATCGTAGAATCCCAGCACGGAGCCTGCGGCACAGGCGAAGGCGGCCAGGCTCATCCGCGCCTGCGATGCGGTCTTTCCCAGGCCTGGACTGAGCAGCACGTAGAGGGCGATGCCGAGCAGCATCCATGGCACGATGAGCTTCAGCACGGCATTGCTCAACTGGGTGACCGTCCATGTGCCCAGGCTGGCAAAGAAGAAGGGTGACGACGATGGGCAGGCGCATCTGCGGCCAGTCGATGAAGCCTGCCCGTGTGTATTTCCGCACGGCCATGAGGGTGCCCCAGGTGGACTGCTGATTGGTGCCCAGGGCCATCTGCGGCGTCAGCCCAGCCCACAGAAGCGCGGGGACGGAGATGAGCCCGCCACCGCCTGCGATGGAGTCGATGAAGCCAGCGCTCAAACCGGCGCAGAAGAGCAAAGGAGCGTTTCCCAGGTCACGAGCAGCGATTCGGCAGCATCCCGCCCTTACGGCAGTTTTGGCTTCACACGAGTGGTGCCATCTTTTTCGACGGGATAGACGGCATTTTGCGCTTCGAGCCCGGCGATGAGTTTTCCATGGAGGCGCTTCAAATCGGCGGGATGGGACTGGGAGAGGTCTTTTTGCTCGTAGGGGTCTGTTTCGAGGTGAAAGAGCTGGTAGTGGCTGCCACCAGACACCTCGGTGGGGAAGTAGTGGTAGATGACTTTCCACGCTCCATCACGGTAGGTGGTGAAGTAATGGGAGCGATGCGGTGCATGCGGGTAATGCATCAAAAGGTCTCTTCGCGGCCTGCATCACGCTGACCGCTGAGGAGGGAGCCGAGCGCACGCCCGTCGATGACATGGGAGGCCGGTTTTTCCACACCTGCGAGGCCTAGCACGGTGGGGAAAATGTCATACACGGCAGAGAGCTGGCTCTGCACAGCACCAGGGGTGATGGGGAGGCTTTTTGATGTGCATTGTCCGCAGCGCTTTTCGCCCAAGCAGCAATGAAGGGCACGCGGACGCCGCCTTCGTAATGGGAGCCCTTTTTGCCACGCAGAGGCGCTGCACAGGCCACGGCATGCTCGTGACCGAGCGGGGCATCACTGCCGTTATCGCCCAAAAAGATGACCAGCGTGTTTTCCGCGACTCGAGGACTCCAAGTGGTCGAGCATGTCGCCGAGGGATTTGTCCATGCCTTCGATCAGGGTAGCAAAGGCCTGCGCTGGAGCTTGCTTGCCAGAGCTGGCGTAATTCGCGGCGAATCGGCTGTCGCTGTTGAAAGGCGCATGCACGGCATATTGCGGGAAGTAGAGGAAGA is from Verrucomicrobiaceae bacterium and encodes:
- a CDS encoding TSUP family transporter, with the protein product MSAGFIDSIAGGGGLISVPALLWAGLTPQMALGTNQQSTWGTLMAVRKYTRAGFIDWPQMRLPIVVTLLLCQPGHMDGHPVEQCRAEAHRAMDAARHRPLRAAQSRPGKDRIAGADEPGRLRLCRRLRAGILRWFLWSRTGAFPALACISLLGLELTRATAFTKVVNLASNAAS